In Crassostrea angulata isolate pt1a10 chromosome 4, ASM2561291v2, whole genome shotgun sequence, one genomic interval encodes:
- the LOC128181756 gene encoding 5-hydroxytryptamine receptor 4-like yields the protein MENATLNYSQTHVKCEEHEIIGSRTWRILCTIILFIIVILTVYGNIMLIVKAVKRKQFHRKIYVFVVSLAVADGCVGLLVMTPSIVHGLLGVALVRETMADRALFMLDCLFTTSSVFHFTCMNIDRFVAVSKPFKYFQIMSRKVVVVLICLCWLVSFSLSLTIIFVTEENKCENLFIVKGLAAVLGSLIAFYLPLSLNIFASVNIYRKVSNRKKEMFNNIGENYSGDSQRGRKLETRVTKTLIVLQSAFIAFTTPFFVLMVLENTFGFQNSKRTWFFISWLGYCNSTINPYLFYFMNKRLKNTDESGHSNLTVDTNKLRCSN from the coding sequence ATGGAGAACGCTACCTTAAATTATTCACAGACACATGTAAAATGTGAAGAGCATGAAATCATAGGAAGCAGAACTTGGAGAATATTGTGTACGATCATTCTATTCATCATCGTGATATTAACTGTGTACGGCAACATTATGCTGATTGTCAAAGCGGTGAAAAGGAAGCAGTTTCATAGAAAAATCTATGTGTTTGTTGTGTCCCTGGCCGTAGCGGACGGTTGTGTGGGCCTGCTCGTGATGACTCCTTCCATTGTCCACGGACTACTGGGTGTAGCACTGGTCAGAGAGACGATGGCCGACCGTGCACTGTTCATGTTAGACTGCTTGTTCACAACGTCATCTGTGTTTCACTTCACGTGTATGAACATCGACAGATTCGTGGCCGTGAGCAAGCCGTTCAAATATTTCCAAATCATGAGCAGGAAAGTCGTAGTTGTACTCATTTGTCTATGCTGGCTCGTgtctttttctctttctttgaCCATTATTTTTGTCACCGAAGAAAACAAGTGCGAAAACTTATTCATTGTTAAGGGACTTGCTGCAGTTCTCGGATCTCTAATTGCGTTTTACCTTCCACTGAGTTTGAATATATTTGCAAGTGTGAATATTTATCGAAAAGTGAGCAACagaaaaaaggaaatgtttAACAACATTGGCGAAAATTATTCCGGTGATAGCCAAAGGGGTAGGAAACTCGAGACGAGAGTGACGAAAACTTTGATAGTTCTGCAGAGCGCATTTATCGCATTTACAACTCCATTCTTTGTCCTTATGGTTCTTGAAAACACATTTGGATTTCAAAACTCGAAAAGGACTTGGTTTTTTATATCATGGTTGGGATATTGTAACTCTACCATAAATCCatatctattttatttcatgaataaGCGATTGAAAAATACGGACGAAAGCGGACATTCAAATTTGACAGTTGATACCAACAAACTTCGatgttcaaattga
- the LOC128179342 gene encoding 5-hydroxytryptamine receptor 4-like yields the protein MIVFVFSSGDLNVMLQHIEPNVTTTLEATPQCNLTRPNGLLSGSSFLIPVVVILSCVVGVTIFGNLLVIKTVTKRHQYKQRTNLFVISLAFADLGVALFVMSFSILHQCSDFAWLHHKTTYLMYWGLDVMLTTTSILHLTCMTVDRYVAVTQSFRYYQIMKNRRVSLLLFLCWFLPVLMSLGLMLIKYDQFSAPSENCQVSYIFRVNALCAIIASFASFYLPSIFMIVCNIKIFRFIRKRGKKLPELTANYVKTSQRDQQMQNEVRVARTIAILLGCFLVCWLPFFTVNIIEPFFGYYLHEGTWLVITWLGYINSTVNPYLYYFLNRKTKERKHSDTLKCLKNTMHQLNMIQPRRKIYSLSSYSVQNTRL from the coding sequence ATGATAGTATTTGTCTTCTCTTCTGGCGATTTAAATGTAATGTTGCAGCATATTGAACCCAATGTTACAACCACATTGGAGGCGACCCCACAATGTAACCTTACCCGGCCCAATGGACTGTTATCTGGAAGCTCGTTTCTGATACCCGTGGTTGTGATACTATCGTGTGTTGTTGGGGTGACGATATTCGGAAACCTTCTCGTCATCAAAACAGTGACCAAGCGTCATCAATACAAACAAAGAACCAATCTCTTTGTCATCTCTCTGGCCTTTGCAGACCTTGGAGTAGCGCTGTTTGTGATGAGTTTCTCTATTCTACACCAATGTAGCGACTTTGCGTGGCTACATCACAAAACGACGTATCTTATGTACTGGGGACTGGACGTCATGTTAACGACGACGTCAATTCTACATTTGACGTGTATGACAGTGGACCGTTACGTTGCGGTGACGCAATCATTCAGATATTACCAAATAATGAAGAACCGACGGGTCTCGCTACTTCTATTCCTCTGCTGGTTTCTTCCGGTGTTAATGTCTTTGGGCCTTATGCTGATTAAATACGACCAATTCAGTGCCCCGTCGGAAAACTGTCAAGTATCGTACATTTTTAGAGTGAACGCTCTCTGTGCCATCATAGCGTCATTCGCTTCTTTTTATTTACCGTCTATATTCATGATCGTCTgcaacataaaaatatttagatttattaGAAAAAGAGGGAAAAAACTTCCAGAACTGACCGCAAACTATGTCAAAACTTCCCAGCGAGATCAACAGATGCAGAACGAAGTTCGGGTGGCTCGGACAATTGCGATTCTTCTCGGATGCTTCCTGGTGTGTTGGCTTCCGTTTTTCACTGTGAACATAATAGAGCCATTTTTTGGCTATTATTTACACGAAGGGACATGGCTTGTTATCACGTGGTTAGGGTACATCAATTCGACAGTCAAtccgtatttgtattatttctTAAATCGAAAGACTAAGGAGAGGAAACACAGTGATACTTTGAAGTGCTTGAAAAATACAATGCATCAATTAAACATGATACAGCCGCGAAGAAAGATTTATTCCTTGTCAAGTTATTCTGTGCAAAACACTCGTTTGTGA